The following proteins are encoded in a genomic region of Spirosoma sp. SC4-14:
- a CDS encoding prevent-host-death family protein, whose protein sequence is MTLNAQIIQSEGKPAFAVITYDEYETLQRSLSSFDSLEDFVDYIHALNVKQETTTWHTLDEVKKELGL, encoded by the coding sequence ATGACTCTTAACGCCCAAATCATTCAGTCTGAGGGTAAACCTGCCTTTGCGGTTATCACCTATGATGAATATGAAACGCTTCAGCGAAGTCTGTCCTCTTTTGATAGTCTCGAAGATTTTGTAGACTACATTCATGCGTTGAATGTAAAACAGGAAACGACTACCTGGCATACTTTAGATGAGGTAAAAAAGGAATTAGGCTTATGA
- the ftsY gene encoding signal recognition particle-docking protein FtsY yields the protein MALFGFFSKEKKETLDKGLEKTKDSFFSKLGRAVVGKSTVDEEVLDELEGVLISSDVGVETTVKIIRRIEERVARDKYMGTDELDRILREEIAGLLAANNTEDVSDDFVLPVDKKPYVIMVVGVNGVGKTTTIGKLAAQFHKRGKKVVLGAGDTFRAAAVDQLKLWGDRVGVPVISHGMNTDPSAVAFDAVKKGVDMQADVVIIDTAGRLHTKINLMNELTKIKRVMQKVTPDAPHEVLLVLDGSTGQNAFIQATEFTKATEVTALAITKLDGTAKGGVVIGISDQFKIPVKYIGVGEKIEDLQTFNKMEFVDSFFKK from the coding sequence ATGGCTCTATTTGGTTTTTTCTCGAAAGAAAAGAAAGAAACGCTCGATAAAGGTCTGGAGAAAACAAAAGATAGTTTTTTCTCAAAACTTGGCCGGGCGGTTGTTGGTAAATCGACTGTCGATGAAGAGGTACTTGACGAACTGGAAGGCGTCCTGATTTCGTCGGATGTAGGGGTCGAAACAACCGTTAAGATTATCCGTCGCATTGAAGAACGGGTTGCTCGGGATAAATATATGGGCACCGATGAGCTGGACCGCATTCTGCGCGAAGAAATTGCCGGGCTGCTGGCAGCTAACAATACTGAAGATGTCAGCGATGATTTCGTATTGCCTGTCGATAAAAAACCGTATGTGATTATGGTCGTTGGCGTCAATGGTGTTGGTAAAACCACAACTATTGGTAAACTGGCCGCTCAATTCCATAAACGGGGCAAAAAAGTCGTGCTGGGTGCTGGCGACACCTTCCGGGCAGCGGCTGTCGATCAGCTCAAACTCTGGGGCGACCGTGTTGGCGTGCCTGTTATTTCGCACGGGATGAACACCGACCCATCGGCCGTAGCGTTCGATGCCGTCAAAAAAGGGGTCGATATGCAGGCCGATGTGGTAATTATCGACACGGCTGGCCGTTTGCATACGAAGATCAATCTGATGAATGAGCTGACCAAAATTAAGCGGGTAATGCAGAAAGTAACGCCCGACGCGCCCCATGAGGTGCTGCTGGTGCTGGATGGTTCAACCGGGCAAAATGCGTTCATTCAGGCAACAGAGTTTACAAAAGCAACTGAAGTAACGGCACTCGCCATTACCAAACTCGACGGAACGGCCAAAGGGGGTGTTGTAATTGGCATTTCGGATCAGTTTAAGATTCCGGTTAAGTACATTGGTGTTGGCGAAAAAATCGAAGATTTACAGACTTTCAATAAGATGGAGTTCGTTGATTCGTTCTTTAAGAAGTGA
- a CDS encoding DUF4295 domain-containing protein, with protein sequence MAKKVVATLKTKDNGKAFAKIIKAVKSPKTGAYTFKEEMVPVDEVQAALKG encoded by the coding sequence ATGGCAAAAAAGGTAGTTGCAACCCTGAAAACGAAGGACAACGGTAAAGCTTTCGCAAAGATTATCAAAGCCGTTAAGTCGCCTAAAACTGGCGCTTATACCTTCAAAGAAGAAATGGTCCCGGTTGACGAAGTACAGGCTGCGCTGAAAGGCTAA
- the rpmG gene encoding 50S ribosomal protein L33: MAKKGANRIQVILECTEQKDSGVPGMSRYITTKNRKNTPARIERKKYNPFLKKVTLHKEIK, from the coding sequence ATGGCAAAGAAAGGCGCCAATAGAATCCAGGTTATTCTGGAATGCACCGAGCAGAAAGACAGCGGTGTACCCGGCATGTCCCGGTACATCACCACGAAAAACCGGAAGAATACGCCGGCTCGTATCGAGCGGAAAAAGTACAATCCGTTCCTTAAGAAAGTAACGTTGCACAAAGAAATTAAATAA
- a CDS encoding NADH-quinone oxidoreductase subunit D yields MTTQTIQYEYAPGHFRASEPNVYRPDRLREGEMILNMGPQHPSTHGVLRLEVVTDGEIIVDVVPHLGYLHRCFEKHAQELPFNQTIPFVDRLDYLAAMNGEHAFAMGVERMLGIQNDLPKRTEYIRVLVAELNRIASHFVAIGSYALDIGAYTPFLWLMRDREHIQRMLEWVSGARMLYNYIWVGGLFYDLPVGFEERCREFVQYLKPKLVELQQLVIENEIFVKRTANVGVLPLPVAINYGCTGPVLRGSGLRYDLRRVDAYSVYPELEFAIPIGEGKMGTVGDCWDRNSVRVLECHESLKIVEQCLDKLTTDHRRTRDYDPQAVVPKKIRPKAMDFYARAESAKGELGFFFRTDGRSDVPVRCKARSCSFHNLSVISEISRGGMLADLVAVIGSLDLVMGEVDR; encoded by the coding sequence ATGACTACGCAAACAATTCAATATGAGTATGCGCCCGGTCATTTTCGGGCGTCGGAGCCAAATGTATATCGGCCCGATAGGCTCCGCGAGGGCGAAATGATCCTGAATATGGGACCGCAGCACCCATCAACCCACGGTGTGTTGCGACTCGAGGTGGTTACCGATGGCGAAATTATTGTCGATGTAGTACCGCACCTGGGTTATCTGCACCGCTGTTTTGAAAAACACGCACAAGAGCTACCTTTCAACCAAACAATTCCGTTTGTCGATCGGCTCGATTACCTGGCTGCTATGAACGGCGAACATGCTTTTGCGATGGGCGTTGAGCGAATGCTGGGTATTCAGAACGACCTGCCGAAACGGACAGAATATATCCGGGTGCTGGTTGCCGAACTGAATCGCATCGCTTCTCATTTCGTAGCGATTGGCTCCTATGCGCTCGATATTGGTGCGTATACGCCTTTTTTGTGGCTCATGCGCGACCGGGAGCATATTCAGCGTATGCTGGAGTGGGTAAGCGGTGCCCGAATGTTGTATAACTACATATGGGTTGGCGGGCTGTTCTATGATTTACCAGTCGGATTTGAAGAGCGTTGCCGTGAGTTTGTCCAGTATCTGAAGCCTAAACTGGTTGAGTTGCAGCAATTGGTGATCGAAAACGAGATTTTTGTGAAGCGGACGGCTAATGTTGGGGTCTTGCCTTTACCGGTAGCTATCAACTACGGTTGCACGGGTCCGGTGTTGAGAGGGTCAGGGCTGCGGTATGATCTTCGTCGCGTAGATGCCTACTCCGTCTATCCGGAACTTGAATTTGCAATTCCTATTGGTGAGGGTAAAATGGGTACCGTAGGCGATTGCTGGGATCGAAACAGCGTACGCGTGCTGGAATGTCACGAATCGTTGAAGATTGTGGAGCAGTGCCTGGATAAACTAACAACCGACCATCGACGCACGCGCGACTACGACCCGCAAGCGGTGGTGCCGAAGAAAATTCGCCCTAAAGCAATGGATTTCTACGCTCGTGCCGAAAGTGCCAAAGGCGAACTGGGGTTCTTTTTCCGAACCGATGGCCGGTCAGATGTACCCGTGCGGTGCAAAGCCCGCTCGTGTTCGTTCCATAACCTGTCTGTAATCAGCGAAATTTCGCGAGGTGGAATGCTGGCCGACCTGGTTGCTGTTATAGGCTCTCTGGATCTGGTTATGGGCGAAGTGGATCGGTAA
- the hpt gene encoding hypoxanthine phosphoribosyltransferase yields MITIKDKTFVPLISAEAIQARIQELAEQINQEYADKHPLIVVVLNGAFLFAADLAKNLTIPCEITFIRVSSYRATESSGQVKQILGLNESIEGRDIIVVEDIVDTGLTLAQVCDQLQEKGPKSLTIATLLFKPSALQKPLDLHYVGFEIENRFVLGYGLDYDGLGRNTPNILVLE; encoded by the coding sequence ATGATAACAATTAAAGACAAAACCTTTGTCCCGCTCATTAGTGCCGAAGCCATTCAGGCCCGGATACAGGAACTGGCCGAACAGATTAATCAGGAATACGCGGATAAACATCCTCTTATCGTTGTCGTTCTGAACGGCGCATTTCTTTTCGCGGCCGATCTCGCTAAAAACTTAACCATCCCCTGCGAAATCACATTTATTCGGGTTTCTTCCTACAGAGCGACGGAATCGAGCGGGCAGGTTAAGCAAATTCTGGGACTGAACGAATCCATTGAAGGCCGCGACATCATTGTCGTTGAAGATATTGTTGATACGGGGCTCACTCTCGCTCAGGTCTGCGATCAACTTCAGGAAAAAGGCCCTAAATCGCTAACAATTGCGACTCTCTTATTCAAGCCATCTGCGCTGCAAAAACCACTTGATTTACACTACGTTGGCTTCGAGATCGAAAACCGGTTTGTGCTGGGTTACGGACTGGACTACGACGGGCTGGGCCGAAACACACCGAATATTCTGGTGCTGGAGTAA
- a CDS encoding tetratricopeptide repeat protein, giving the protein MKKAVLTVCLLGFAILTKAQLYDPSAFDKKYDGLLKHPGVQIESAEAINLMYNYKFYDADKEFRWLRLRYPKHPMPYFLMGLAEWWKIVPNTDVEDYDDRCLALMDTTITLAEKLYDESENKLEPSFFLAAAYAFKGRLYSERKKWTKATFAGKNALKYFEKCKGNADFSPELLFGDGMYDYYAQWIPENYPLLKPILMFFPKGNKVNGIKELEKTANTAFYTRVEARYFLVQIYSMENQYDKAYELSKYMAEQYPDNPFFERYYARSAFVTGRLNEAERICKDILAKIERSQSGYEGVSGRTAAYILAYVNQLFYKNKGEARKYYQQSIDFAKQTNALNAGYYWSSVLALGKMANDEKNYDQAQAYFKEVIDKSDRKSAQHKEAKKLLDEQKKARREERRRRRE; this is encoded by the coding sequence ATGAAAAAAGCAGTGTTGACGGTATGTCTTTTGGGCTTCGCTATTCTGACAAAAGCCCAGTTGTATGACCCGTCGGCGTTTGACAAGAAATATGATGGCTTGCTGAAGCATCCTGGCGTGCAGATTGAATCGGCGGAGGCCATCAATCTGATGTATAACTATAAGTTCTACGACGCTGATAAAGAGTTTCGGTGGCTACGGCTCCGCTACCCGAAACATCCGATGCCTTACTTTTTGATGGGCCTGGCCGAATGGTGGAAGATTGTACCGAATACTGATGTAGAAGATTACGACGATCGTTGTCTGGCACTAATGGATACGACGATCACTCTGGCCGAAAAACTGTATGACGAAAGTGAAAATAAACTGGAACCTTCGTTTTTTCTGGCCGCTGCCTATGCCTTTAAGGGGCGACTCTATTCGGAGCGTAAGAAGTGGACTAAGGCAACATTCGCCGGGAAAAATGCCCTGAAATACTTCGAAAAATGCAAAGGTAATGCCGATTTTAGCCCCGAATTACTTTTCGGCGACGGTATGTATGACTACTATGCCCAGTGGATTCCGGAGAATTACCCGTTGCTGAAGCCAATTCTGATGTTTTTCCCGAAAGGAAATAAGGTGAATGGCATTAAGGAACTGGAAAAAACCGCCAATACGGCTTTCTATACCCGTGTAGAAGCACGCTACTTTCTGGTTCAGATTTATAGTATGGAAAACCAGTACGACAAAGCCTATGAGTTATCGAAATATATGGCGGAGCAGTATCCCGATAATCCATTTTTTGAGCGATACTATGCCCGGTCGGCGTTTGTTACCGGTCGTTTAAATGAGGCCGAGCGAATCTGTAAGGATATATTGGCAAAAATAGAACGGAGCCAGTCTGGTTATGAGGGCGTTAGCGGGCGTACGGCCGCCTATATTCTGGCTTATGTAAATCAGCTTTTCTACAAAAACAAAGGAGAAGCCCGGAAATATTACCAGCAATCAATTGATTTTGCAAAGCAAACCAACGCCTTAAATGCTGGCTACTACTGGTCGTCGGTATTGGCATTGGGTAAGATGGCCAATGACGAAAAGAATTATGACCAGGCCCAGGCTTATTTTAAGGAAGTGATTGATAAGTCGGATCGGAAATCAGCCCAGCACAAAGAAGCAAAGAAACTACTGGACGAACAGAAAAAAGCAAGGCGCGAAGAGCGCAGGAGAAGAAGAGAGTGA
- a CDS encoding Lrp/AsnC family transcriptional regulator, translating into MSHKLDQIDRNVLEILQANAKITNAQLSKEIGLSPAPTLERVKKLETSGIIQSYHAQLNREKVGLGVTTFVMVTLVGHKKETTMSFVNRANEIPEIIECHHITGSGDFLLKVIAKDIASYQALMLDVINEIDEVASTQTMVIMSTFKESKVLPIP; encoded by the coding sequence ATGAGCCATAAATTAGATCAGATAGATCGCAACGTATTAGAAATTCTGCAAGCCAACGCTAAAATCACCAACGCACAACTTTCTAAAGAAATCGGACTTTCCCCCGCCCCTACGCTGGAGCGTGTAAAAAAACTCGAAACCTCGGGCATTATTCAGAGCTACCATGCTCAACTCAACCGTGAAAAAGTTGGTCTCGGCGTCACAACCTTCGTAATGGTAACATTGGTAGGGCACAAAAAAGAAACGACCATGTCGTTTGTGAACCGTGCCAACGAAATTCCCGAGATAATTGAATGCCACCACATTACGGGCTCAGGCGATTTTCTGCTAAAAGTGATTGCTAAGGACATTGCCTCCTATCAGGCTCTGATGCTGGATGTTATCAACGAAATCGACGAAGTTGCCAGCACCCAAACGATGGTAATTATGTCGACTTTCAAAGAAAGCAAAGTACTTCCAATCCCGTAA
- a CDS encoding family 10 glycosylhydrolase, whose translation MRALAYLGLLLLAILSDGCRRPEPVVVRRPPVRTTKPPVAKPAPVPQSPPVAAKPQPSKPTTVTVTVPSADIDALETEAMNEPMPDELGAVPPKREFRAVWIATVDNIDWPSKKGLPVANQQREIVDMFDQQQQMGINAVIVQIRSAADAFYAKSAEPWSEWLTGQQGLAPNPFYDPLEFMIDQAHQRGMEFHAWFNLDRATFSKTASIAPSNIIYRKPGWVFTYGGRKLFNLGAPAVRTYIAGIVANVVREYDIDGIHFDDYFYPYAVAGQTLRDDSTYQANFNGMKKDDWRRDNVTKLIVEIRDSIRANKPWIKFGVSPFGIWKNQSNDAEGSATNGGQSYYDLYADTRKWVREGLVDYIVPQIYFSTEFNRVPYKTLVGWWARNCGKCHLYIGHGAYRVGRGSERDPGWGRATEFPEQMRYNRQQSSVLGSVFFSAKSLKTNPLSIRDSLQTNFYRYPALVPPMTWLDSIPPLPPRDLKAADTAEGIELFWQQPDEAEDGDGANYYIVYRFEGQRPRLRLNDPRCIVGQCIGESTTRFIDKNVDPKKKYVYVVTAVDRLHNESKEVIVKVR comes from the coding sequence ATGCGTGCACTGGCTTATTTGGGACTTTTACTGCTGGCTATTTTAAGTGATGGATGTCGCCGTCCAGAACCAGTTGTTGTGCGGAGGCCACCCGTACGAACCACAAAGCCACCTGTGGCTAAACCGGCTCCGGTTCCTCAAAGTCCTCCCGTAGCAGCCAAACCACAACCCTCAAAGCCCACAACGGTTACCGTTACCGTTCCATCTGCCGATATCGATGCCCTCGAAACGGAAGCGATGAACGAGCCAATGCCTGATGAGCTGGGCGCTGTTCCGCCTAAGCGGGAATTTCGGGCGGTCTGGATTGCTACAGTCGATAATATTGACTGGCCCAGCAAAAAAGGATTGCCTGTTGCCAATCAGCAACGCGAGATCGTTGATATGTTTGATCAACAGCAGCAAATGGGAATCAATGCGGTAATTGTTCAGATTCGGTCGGCGGCTGATGCGTTTTATGCCAAAAGTGCAGAGCCCTGGTCGGAGTGGCTCACTGGCCAGCAGGGGCTCGCTCCCAACCCGTTTTATGACCCTCTGGAATTTATGATTGATCAGGCGCACCAGCGAGGTATGGAATTTCATGCCTGGTTTAATCTGGACCGGGCTACATTCAGTAAAACAGCTAGTATTGCGCCATCTAATATTATCTATCGCAAACCTGGCTGGGTGTTTACTTATGGTGGTCGTAAGTTATTCAATCTGGGAGCACCCGCCGTACGGACCTATATTGCCGGAATTGTTGCAAATGTGGTTCGGGAATACGATATCGATGGCATTCACTTCGACGATTATTTTTACCCGTATGCTGTGGCTGGTCAGACGCTGCGCGACGATAGCACCTATCAGGCAAATTTTAATGGCATGAAAAAAGACGACTGGCGACGTGATAATGTAACGAAGCTTATTGTCGAAATCCGCGATTCGATTCGGGCCAATAAGCCCTGGATCAAATTTGGTGTTAGCCCGTTTGGTATCTGGAAAAATCAAAGCAACGATGCCGAAGGGTCGGCAACCAATGGCGGGCAGTCGTATTATGATTTATATGCCGACACCCGCAAATGGGTTCGGGAGGGACTTGTTGATTACATTGTGCCGCAGATATATTTCAGCACCGAATTTAATCGAGTACCTTACAAAACACTGGTGGGGTGGTGGGCTCGTAACTGTGGCAAGTGCCACCTATATATTGGTCATGGTGCTTACCGGGTCGGACGGGGTTCTGAACGTGATCCGGGGTGGGGACGTGCAACAGAATTTCCCGAACAGATGCGGTATAACCGGCAGCAATCATCAGTGCTGGGAAGCGTGTTTTTTAGTGCCAAATCGCTGAAAACAAATCCATTGTCGATTCGCGATTCGCTTCAGACAAACTTCTATCGGTATCCGGCGCTAGTACCGCCCATGACCTGGTTAGATAGCATACCACCGCTGCCGCCCCGCGATCTGAAAGCGGCTGATACGGCCGAAGGAATTGAACTTTTCTGGCAGCAACCCGATGAAGCCGAAGATGGGGATGGGGCCAATTATTATATTGTATATCGTTTCGAAGGGCAGCGGCCCCGGCTGCGGCTCAACGATCCGCGTTGTATTGTTGGGCAATGCATAGGCGAATCGACAACGCGTTTTATCGATAAAAACGTCGACCCAAAGAAAAAATATGTGTATGTCGTAACCGCCGTCGACCGGCTGCATAATGAGAGTAAAGAAGTTATTGTTAAGGTCCGATAA
- a CDS encoding 4-hydroxy-3-methylbut-2-enyl diphosphate reductase, which translates to MKSFDIPDYYRSSIITPLKEFRRKRDKLKRDFSPTRLDFGPVRFLIARHFGFCYGVENAIEIAYKAIAENPDKRIFLLSEMIHNPDVNADLQSRGIRFIMDTKGNQLLPWDELKPNDIVIIPAFGTTLETQNKLASIGLDVEKYDTTCPFVEKVWNKAGQIGQKNYTVVVHGKPNHEETRATFSHSKEAAPTVVVKDMKQTERLAKYMMGELPADQFFSEFSGQYSTGFDPSRDLQRIGVVNQTTMLASDTQGIADYLKQIMIQKNGLGENPSTDQVDLYFANTRDTLCYATNDNQDATYALLTNSADFAVVAGGYNSSNTSHIVELCEEKLPTYFIESEQKILSDKLIRHYDGRTKQEVITDNFIPQRSASDTNPVTILLTCGASCPDAIVEGILLKLASFFPDAQPVEKVMATTMQ; encoded by the coding sequence ATGAAATCGTTCGACATCCCCGACTATTACCGTAGCAGCATTATTACCCCCCTGAAAGAATTTCGGCGGAAACGCGATAAGCTAAAACGGGACTTCTCCCCTACCCGGCTCGATTTTGGCCCGGTTCGGTTTCTGATTGCCCGGCATTTTGGCTTTTGCTATGGCGTCGAAAATGCAATCGAAATTGCGTATAAAGCCATTGCCGAAAACCCCGATAAACGAATTTTTCTGCTCAGTGAAATGATCCATAACCCGGACGTAAACGCTGATTTGCAAAGTCGGGGCATCCGTTTCATCATGGATACAAAGGGGAACCAGCTACTCCCCTGGGATGAATTGAAACCCAATGACATTGTAATTATTCCGGCTTTTGGCACAACGCTCGAAACGCAGAATAAACTGGCTTCCATTGGGCTGGATGTCGAAAAATACGATACAACCTGCCCGTTTGTTGAGAAAGTGTGGAATAAAGCCGGTCAGATCGGCCAGAAAAACTACACGGTGGTAGTTCATGGCAAACCGAACCACGAAGAAACCCGCGCAACGTTCTCCCACAGTAAAGAAGCGGCTCCTACAGTTGTTGTTAAAGACATGAAGCAAACCGAGCGGCTGGCCAAATACATGATGGGCGAATTGCCTGCCGATCAGTTTTTTTCCGAGTTTTCGGGGCAATATTCTACCGGCTTCGACCCATCGCGCGATTTGCAGCGGATTGGCGTTGTGAATCAGACAACAATGCTGGCATCCGACACCCAGGGAATTGCCGATTATCTGAAGCAGATTATGATTCAGAAGAATGGTCTTGGCGAAAATCCCTCCACCGATCAGGTCGATCTTTATTTTGCCAACACCCGCGATACACTTTGTTACGCTACGAACGACAATCAGGATGCTACTTATGCATTGCTGACAAATTCGGCCGATTTTGCGGTTGTGGCCGGAGGCTATAACTCGTCGAATACCTCACACATTGTTGAGCTTTGTGAAGAAAAACTACCAACTTATTTCATCGAATCGGAACAGAAAATCCTCTCCGACAAGCTAATCCGTCACTATGACGGCCGTACGAAACAGGAAGTTATCACCGACAATTTTATTCCTCAACGAAGTGCATCAGATACCAACCCAGTTACGATTCTGCTCACCTGTGGCGCTTCCTGCCCAGATGCTATAGTAGAAGGGATTTTGTTAAAACTGGCCAGTTTCTTCCCCGATGCGCAACCTGTCGAGAAAGTTATGGCAACAACCATGCAGTAA
- a CDS encoding GH3 auxin-responsive promoter family protein, whose product MTFLNTTLKWLLQRRIPRIEAMMKHPGAVQQKVFEQLISAGRRTEWGRQYHYQSIRTFRDFQEQVPVSSYEDLFPYIERVMKGETNVLWPSPVRWFSKSSGTTNARSKFIPVTTESLDDSHFKGGKDMMALYVANYPDTRTFEGKGLSIGGSLHANPYGKNSAAGDVSAVVMKNLPTWAQVIRTPSLDVALMDEWESKMERMADVTAEENVTSMLGAPTWGLVLIDKILARTGKSNILEVWPNFEILIHGAVNFQPYRELFQHQVFPSERVRYQEVYNASEGFFAIQDDLSRIGEMLLMLDYGIFYEFIPAHESDQSNPKTLTIDEVELDKNYALVVSTSGGLWRYRIGDTVRFTSLYPHRLKVSGRTKHFINAFGEEVIVENAEIAITRASEATGAVIADYTAGPVYMSNGSNGCHEWVIEFAQEPDSQQRFNQMLDDTLREINSDYDAKRYNDMVLKRPRIHVVPRGTFYAWMKQRGKLGGQHKVPRLANSREYLDDILGKVLEL is encoded by the coding sequence ATGACCTTCCTGAACACTACGCTAAAATGGCTCCTGCAACGACGCATTCCCCGCATCGAAGCAATGATGAAGCACCCTGGTGCGGTGCAGCAAAAGGTCTTTGAACAATTGATCAGCGCAGGTCGTCGGACCGAATGGGGTCGTCAGTACCACTATCAATCGATACGAACGTTCCGCGACTTTCAGGAACAGGTTCCAGTATCGAGCTACGAAGATTTGTTTCCCTACATTGAGCGTGTAATGAAAGGAGAAACCAATGTGCTTTGGCCCTCGCCAGTACGCTGGTTTTCGAAATCGTCGGGTACGACCAATGCCCGCAGTAAGTTCATTCCTGTTACAACCGAATCGCTCGATGACAGTCATTTCAAGGGAGGTAAGGATATGATGGCGCTCTACGTAGCCAATTATCCTGATACGCGCACTTTCGAAGGGAAAGGCTTGTCGATTGGAGGTAGCCTTCATGCCAACCCATACGGTAAAAACAGTGCGGCTGGCGACGTGTCGGCCGTGGTTATGAAAAACCTGCCAACCTGGGCACAGGTTATCCGAACTCCTTCGCTGGATGTAGCCCTAATGGACGAATGGGAATCGAAGATGGAGCGAATGGCCGACGTAACGGCTGAGGAAAACGTAACGAGTATGCTCGGCGCACCAACCTGGGGGCTGGTGCTGATCGATAAAATTCTGGCCCGAACCGGCAAATCGAACATACTGGAAGTTTGGCCAAATTTTGAAATTCTGATTCACGGGGCGGTTAATTTCCAGCCCTATCGCGAATTGTTTCAGCATCAGGTTTTCCCGTCAGAGCGCGTGCGCTATCAGGAAGTTTACAACGCATCGGAGGGTTTTTTTGCCATTCAGGACGATCTGTCGCGCATTGGCGAAATGTTGCTGATGCTCGATTACGGCATTTTTTATGAATTTATTCCGGCTCATGAATCCGATCAATCGAATCCCAAAACACTAACCATCGACGAAGTTGAGCTAGACAAAAATTATGCCCTGGTTGTATCCACATCGGGGGGGCTCTGGCGATACCGAATCGGTGATACTGTTCGGTTTACATCACTGTATCCACACCGGCTCAAAGTCAGCGGTCGTACTAAACATTTTATCAATGCGTTTGGCGAAGAGGTTATTGTCGAAAATGCCGAGATTGCCATCACACGCGCCAGCGAAGCAACGGGAGCCGTTATAGCTGATTATACGGCCGGACCAGTTTACATGAGCAACGGAAGCAACGGCTGCCACGAATGGGTTATTGAGTTTGCCCAGGAACCCGATAGCCAACAGCGTTTCAACCAAATGCTGGACGATACGTTACGAGAAATCAATTCAGATTACGACGCCAAACGCTACAACGACATGGTGCTGAAACGTCCGCGCATCCATGTAGTGCCACGCGGTACGTTCTACGCCTGGATGAAACAACGGGGCAAACTGGGTGGGCAGCACAAGGTACCCCGGCTAGCCAACTCCCGCGAGTATCTGGACGATATTCTGGGCAAAGTACTGGAGTTGTAG
- a CDS encoding glycerophosphodiester phosphodiesterase family protein, which yields MIFTAFTQLHPPAFDLEGHRGCRGLMPENTIPAFLKALDLGVTTLELDVVISKDQQVVVSHEPYFNAAFSIAPNGKPVDKKEQKSLILYQMEYADIKQYDVGSNGNPAYPEQQKLKTYKPLLHDVIEQVEAYRKAHQLPDFSYNIEIKSEPAEYTKSQPEPAAFCDLVEAIISRQLPSERVVIQSFDFAVLKHWQQQASAGHYPKVRLSALVENLRSPEKNIEELGFIPDIYSPYFRLLSRAKIDRLHQQGIKVIPWTVNQPNDMKRLKDWGVDGLITDYPNRAGSL from the coding sequence ATGATTTTCACCGCGTTTACTCAGCTCCATCCGCCTGCCTTCGATCTGGAAGGGCATAGAGGCTGCCGGGGACTTATGCCAGAGAATACGATTCCCGCCTTTCTGAAAGCGCTGGACCTTGGTGTAACAACCCTCGAACTGGACGTAGTGATCAGCAAAGACCAACAGGTCGTTGTTTCGCATGAGCCATATTTCAATGCGGCATTCAGCATTGCCCCCAACGGAAAACCGGTTGATAAAAAAGAACAGAAGAGTCTGATCCTCTATCAAATGGAGTATGCCGACATTAAGCAGTACGATGTCGGTTCAAATGGCAACCCAGCTTATCCTGAACAACAGAAACTAAAAACCTATAAACCACTACTGCACGACGTTATCGAGCAGGTGGAAGCGTACCGAAAAGCCCATCAGCTCCCTGACTTTTCGTACAATATTGAAATTAAAAGCGAGCCTGCTGAATACACTAAAAGTCAGCCCGAACCAGCCGCTTTCTGCGACCTTGTAGAAGCCATTATTAGCAGGCAACTCCCGAGCGAACGTGTTGTAATCCAAAGTTTTGACTTCGCCGTACTCAAACACTGGCAACAACAGGCCAGCGCAGGACATTACCCAAAGGTCCGGTTATCGGCATTGGTCGAAAATCTGCGCAGTCCCGAAAAAAACATCGAAGAGTTGGGTTTTATTCCCGATATCTATAGTCCTTATTTCCGGCTGTTGAGCCGGGCAAAAATTGATCGTTTACACCAACAGGGGATTAAAGTAATTCCATGGACTGTTAACCAACCTAATGATATGAAACGGCTAAAAGATTGGGGGGTCGATGGTTTAATAACCGATTACCCAAACCGGGCGGGTAGTTTGTAA